DNA sequence from the Prochlorothrix hollandica PCC 9006 = CALU 1027 genome:
CTGACACACCTGCTGTCGCTGTTGGGTTTCGACAATGGTATAGGGTTGCACCTCCCCCTGGGGCGATCGGGCGATCATCACCGCCAACTCCCGCTCAAAGGGCACATAGGCTTCCAGCAAAAACGGCTCCGTACCCACAGGGTTCACCAGGGCATCCAGTTGGCCTTGGGTCTGCACCACCGTAGTGCCCCGGCCATCATAACCATGGCGGCGGGCCTTGAGGACGGCGGGAAAGCCCAGGGGATTGGGCACTGGCTCCCCTGGGTTCCAGGGCACATCCCCCAGGGCCACAAAGTCCGGGGTGGGCAAGCCCAACTGCCGCAAATAACAGCGTTGTTCGTATTTATCCAGCAGGGGAGCCAAGGCACTGAGGCGGGGGGCGAACAGGATCCCTTGATCCTGGAGCACCTGCAACCCTGGCAGATCGACAAATTCGTTTTCAAAGGTGATGACCTGACAGCCTTGGGCGAGGCGCTGGGTGGCGTGGCTGTCGGCGACGGGGGCGAGGACGGTGTGGTGGGCGATCGCCCCGGCGGGATCCGTGGCCTGGGGGGTTTGGATATGGAGGGTCAGGCCCAATTTCTGGGCAGCGGGTCCCATCATCCAGGCGAGTTGTCCCCCGCCGATGATGCCGATATCGGTGATCGCGGTCTGCTGATTGCGCTGGCGAATGCCCATGGACTCCCCTGGTCTCTGCTGTGGTGGTTGCCGCTGCCCACTGCCGTTACGGGCGAGGGGGACAGGCTAACAAGAATCCTCGATTTTAGATCGCCGGGGACCGGTGTGGATGCCAACGGTTCAGATAGGACTCCATGCCTCAAAAAACAGGGAGCAAGTCCCTGGCTGGCCCATGGCGCAGGTTGTTCAGTTCTGGAAACGCCACACCTCCCAACCCTCGACCCGCCTGGGATTGTCGAGTTGTACTCGACCCGGAGCCGACTACAAGTCGGCGCTCCCAGGAAGATTGCCGAGTTGCCCTCGACCCGCCTGGGATTGTCGAGTTGTACTCGACCCGCAGCCGACTACAAGTCGGCGCTCCCAGGGGGATTGGTGAGGTGCCCTCGACCCGCCTGGGATTGTCGAGTTGTACTCGACCCGGAGCCGACTACAAGTCGGCGCTCTCAGGGGGATTGTCGAGTTGTACTCGACCCGCAGCCGACTACAAGTCGGCGCTCCCAGCAGACAATCTGTTGGCCCACTAGGGTGGGTTGATCTGGTCCCCGTGGGAGACCTGAGTCGGTGGGGTTAAGGAACAAAATCCAATGCTCGCCTGGGTTACGCGATCGCGAATCCATCCTACATTTGATGCTGCCTACCTACCCCAGCATTCCCCCCTTCCCCATCCAGTGCCATCAATATCTAAGGTCTGGCTATCTCAGGTTCGGCTGTCCTCATATTTGGTCGTAAACCGTCTAGTTAGAGCCAAACCAAAGAGCCGAAACGGTAGATTTGTGGTGGAGGCGCTGAGCGCCCCCAGCCTAAACTTAGGAGAGCCAGGGTCTAGGGATTTTTTCTAGGGATTTTTTCTAGGGATTTTTAAAATGGAAAAATCTAAAGCCTGGGGAGCCAAGGCCAAAACCTGCATCCCAACGCTGAACAGCCTAGACCCATCGGGTCGCGACTCTGCAACATCTCTCCCACCTCAGCCCTGTAACCTGCCCCCCTTACCCCCGTGCCCTGTGACCTACCATGTTCCCGTTTTAACCGCTGCCCTCTTGGAGTATCTGGCTCCGACGGCCCAAGGCTTGTATTTAGATGCCACCGTGGGAGGTGGGGGCCATAGCCAACTGTTACTAGAGGCCGATCCCCAGGGACACCTGTGGGCGATCGATCAAGACCGTGAAGCCTTAGCCGCAGCCCAGGAGCGGTTGGCGGGGTATGGCGATCGGGTGCAATTTTGGCAGGGCAACTTTGCGGACTTTGAACCGGGCGATCGCCGCTTCGATGGCATTGTGGCGGATTTGGGGGTCAGTTCTGCCCAACTCGATCGCCCAGAACGGGGCTTTAGTTTTCGCCACACCGCCCCCCTGGATATGCGCATGAATTCCCAGCAAGCCCTCACCGCTGCCGAGATCATTAACCACTGGTCCGAAAAAGATTTAGCCGATATTTTCTACACCTATGGGGAAGAGCGCCTTTCCCGCCGCATTGCCCGCGCGATCGTGGCCCAACGCCCCCTCCACACCACCACGGATTTAGCAGAGGTGATTAGCCGATCGGTGCCCAAAAAATACCGCTATGGCCGCATCCACCCCGCCACCCGCGTTTTCCAAGGGTTGCGCATCGCCGTCAATGGGGAGCTAACGGTGCTGGATACCCTGCTGGCCAAAGCGCCCCTGTGGCTGGCACCGGGGGGGCGGTTAGCCCTGATTAGTTTCCACAGCCTAGAGGATCGGCGGGTGAAGCAGGCGTTCAAAGCATCGCCGTTGCTGGATATTCTGACCAAGAAGCCCCTCATTGCCGATGACGCGGAGATCCAGGCCAATCCCCGATCGCGATCGGCCAAGCTCCGGGTCGCCCAACGCCGCCGGGATCAGGGATGACGTTGACTTAGGGGCTACCACCTAGGGGCTACCAACATCAGGCGGGATCGTAAGCCGCGCCCCACTCGTTAATCGTGTCCCGCTGTCAGCGCAAGACCCCTTTATGGGAGTTTTCGTGGATTTCGCCAGGGTCGCCGTTGCCATGGCGATCGTTACCATCGTCGTCATGGTCGCTACGATCGCTGTTGGCACGATCGCTGTCGGCATGATCGTCATGGTCGGCATGATCGCTACGATCGTCATCGCTGAACTGTTGGGATAAATCCTGGGTTGCGTCCTGGGTTCCCTGGGACGATCGAACTGGACCCGCCGCAGCCGCAGACGGATCACCCAGCACAATGGTTCGCACCGGTAAATCTTCTACCTGATCCAAACCGAAGAGTTCCAAGACCTCTAACCAGGTCGCACCATAGCGATCGGGATCTTGGGCTAAGGTGGTCAACGCTTCCCCCCAAAACCCTGCATCCACATACACCAAGGCCGCATCTTCCTCCTCTAACCGACTCGTTAGATCTGACGGAGTCGCCACCCGGCCAACCCAACCATTGACCCACGGACCCGTGCCATCAATGCGGTTGGGATCGCACACCAGGGAAAAGTGCCAGTTATACTCCTCCCCCACCGCCATCTGGGGCGTATCGGGGGGCAAGGTAAAGCTAATCAGGCCCGGTTCATCGGGTAGGGGGATTTCAATGGG
Encoded proteins:
- a CDS encoding 5-(carboxyamino)imidazole ribonucleotide synthase, coding for MGIRQRNQQTAITDIGIIGGGQLAWMMGPAAQKLGLTLHIQTPQATDPAGAIAHHTVLAPVADSHATQRLAQGCQVITFENEFVDLPGLQVLQDQGILFAPRLSALAPLLDKYEQRCYLRQLGLPTPDFVALGDVPWNPGEPVPNPLGFPAVLKARRHGYDGRGTTVVQTQGQLDALVNPVGTEPFLLEAYVPFERELAVMIARSPQGEVQPYTIVETQQRQQVCQVVLAPAAVAPDVATTIAQYSKTLMIALDAVGIFGLELFLTPDGQILVNEVAPRTHNSGHYTLDACHTSQFEQQLRAVAGLPLGDPGLTCGGAVMVNLLGFEDGPADYGDRRAALAALPQAHVYWYGKTESRSGRKLGHVTVTCASLEELQQQWRAIVYRIEALWYGPNTPPTAP
- the rsmH gene encoding 16S rRNA (cytosine(1402)-N(4))-methyltransferase RsmH — protein: MEKSKAWGAKAKTCIPTLNSLDPSGRDSATSLPPQPCNLPPLPPCPVTYHVPVLTAALLEYLAPTAQGLYLDATVGGGGHSQLLLEADPQGHLWAIDQDREALAAAQERLAGYGDRVQFWQGNFADFEPGDRRFDGIVADLGVSSAQLDRPERGFSFRHTAPLDMRMNSQQALTAAEIINHWSEKDLADIFYTYGEERLSRRIARAIVAQRPLHTTTDLAEVISRSVPKKYRYGRIHPATRVFQGLRIAVNGELTVLDTLLAKAPLWLAPGGRLALISFHSLEDRRVKQAFKASPLLDILTKKPLIADDAEIQANPRSRSAKLRVAQRRRDQG
- a CDS encoding DUF928 domain-containing protein, coding for MVQLSSPLSRLLAPTLALSLIWGGLNLIAPQPVSAQSLGDRLQNLFQRSRPLRNASGTNSGGAVRGNGSEFSSCKVPDRPVPLKALSPNTNQIVTMADQPTFWFYVPYGRNDGLQTAELMLFEEDWDYFLLDPIEIPLPDEPGLISFTLPPDTPQMAVGEEYNWHFSLVCDPNRIDGTGPWVNGWVGRVATPSDLTSRLEEEDAALVYVDAGFWGEALTTLAQDPDRYGATWLEVLELFGLDQVEDLPVRTIVLGDPSAAAAGPVRSSQGTQDATQDLSQQFSDDDRSDHADHDDHADSDRANSDRSDHDDDGNDRHGNGDPGEIHENSHKGVLR